The Victivallis sp. Marseille-Q1083 DNA window CGTAGCTCAGCGGTAGAGTAGGTGGCTGTTAACCACTTGGTCCCTGGTTCGAATCCAGGCGCCGGAGCCAGTTTTCATTCATTCATCAACTTCTGATATTCCGGCGTAGCTCAGCGGTAGAGTAGGTGGCTGTTAACCACTTGGTCCCTGGTTCGAATCCAGGCGCCGGAGCCAGTTTTGTATCTACGCAACAACCTCAAAAAGCGGTTGTTACAATAAATCGCTCCACCTTTTCGGTGATGTTGAATCCATCAAAACAGCTCACTTGTGAGAAATTTGTGAGACTTTTGTCCGGACGCGTCTGAGAAGCAGTCTGATCGACCACGATCAACCATAATCGATCAAGTGGTTTCAGGCGGTTCAGGATGGGCGTTTATCTCAGAGGGAAATCGTATCACTACCGCTTTCTTTGTCAAAGGCAAAGACTATTCCGGCGTATGTTCCGGGTGTTCGGCGGAAGCCCGTGCGAAAGAATATGAGCGCTCCATTGGGAAAAAAAATACGCCGGGAAGCCGAAATGTTGGCCGTCGAGGCGGAAAAAATCCGGCAGAACAAAACAATCCGCGCACTTGTGGATAACTATTCCTATGTGCTGACGGGCGGAAAGCCCATCACGCTGGCGGAGGCATATCCGCTTGCACTGCAAAAGCCGAGCTGTCGCGAACCGTCGGAACATATCGCCAGACAGAAACTGCGTTACTGGAACGACTTTGTTTCATACACGTCAGCCAATTTGACAATCAATTCGTCCAAAGAAAATCCATTCTCCGATTGACAAAACGACAAGTCCATACTAATTTTATCTTGCATCTGCGTTTCCTTATATGTTGGTTTTTGAGCAAATTCAAAATAAAGGGCAGATGCACCTTTGTCAAACAACTCAGCCCGTCACAAAATTCGGGACATTGCCATAATTTTTCCAATGGATTATCTTTAGTACAGACTGAGGATGAAGATATATACATGAATAGACAAGGAAAACCAGTGTTTACATTTTAGGAATTTGTATGCTTTGGGGAAAAATTATTGTAGCAATTGTTTTTGGGGCACTTAGCTTTTTGGGTTGGAAAAATATTTGGAACGGATTGGTGCATCAAAAAATATCGCCCCTTAAGGTAAATAGGGGGGGCCCCCACTTCATCCTGCGCCAAGATGGCGAATTGCATTTTTGGGCTCGTTTCTATGAGGTACTTGGGATAACCGTTCTTACAACTTGTATGTTGCTCATGATACTTTCATCGTATGTAGCTCAATGGTCATATTTGAAAATAATTTTACTAAAGGCAGGAATGATAGGATATTGCCTTGGGGCGATAGCACCACTCCCATATCAAGTAACAGTGCCAATAATCGCATGTCGCAACAAAGACATCAATAAAACGATTAAATTTTTTCTTATTATTATTCGTGAGATATTGGAATTTGTATTCGTGGCTGGACAAATTGCCCTTGGAATTTATTGTTTACTTTATGTAAAAGAGTAATTTTTTAACTTTAACTGGTGAACCAGAAGCGAATGATCATGAAAATTTTTTGTGGTACTATTATGGTATTGGGGCTTGTGAGTATTTTCATGATTCCGATTTTGATTGTTCGTTTTAGATCTTATCCCTAAATAACAGTTGAAAATATGAAAAATATCGCTATATTATCATCAACCACTAGAAGGTGAATATGGCAATGAATTCGTGGGAAGTCTCTGATGCTTTTGGGTCGAAGGTCGAACCTTTAATTCCCCGTGCAAGGCGTGATAGCAATCGGGAGTATCAGCGTCGTCGCGGAGCGGGACGAAAACCGTTGGAAGCGCGTCGAGGAGAGAGGAGAAAATTGCAGTCAGGCAAGGTTATAAAGCTCGACGTTGGATTGTCGAAGTACCCATTCATGGTTCAATCGCTTCAGAAAACTTCTGGTGCGTTTTGAAAAAACACATGCCGCATATGAAGCGTTACTTCAACTGGCGGCATGCGTGATTATTTATAGAAAACTTGCCGTTATTTAGGAATAAGTCATAAACACAACTTATTCTATTTGTCAAACTGAATGCGACCACCTTCGTTGCGACAAACTAAATGCAACCTGTCTATTTTCTGCGGTGCGTTTACTTTTTCAATTGACGCACCGAAAATTTTCCGAATTATCCTGATGCCGCCTATTGACATTCAGGCAATTTTTTGATATACTTTATGATATCTGGTATGCTTTTGGTACTTTGAGATACCAAAAAAAAGAATTTCATGCGAGGATTGGCCGTCAACCATGTCAAAAGAAGGAGACTCCGAGGATATGTTGTCCAAATGTGCAATCGGCTGTTCGATCCTGCTGGCCGCCTGCGGGGCGGTCGCCGCCGTCGATCCGAATCCGGGACCGCCCGGAGAACGTCCTTACGAGATGGCAAACCGGACGGAGGAGCGCGAGCCGCTGCTGACGTTCGACCAGCCGGACCGCTTCACCATCCAGGCGTCGGACAATCTTCAGGCGGCGCTTTACCGGAGCGACGAACAGAAGCTGTACCGGGATTTCTGCGGCAAACTAGCCTGGGAAGCCGCCGCGCCGCACGGCGAAATCCGGGTGAACCTCAATACGCCGCTGGCGATCCCGGAACCGTGGGATGCAGTCAACTTCTGGAACTGGGGCAACGCCTGGCAATGGGCGCCGTCGGCCGACAACCCGCCGATTGCCAGCGGGGTTATCGTGCGCGATGCCAACGGCGTCGAGCACGAACTGCCGATGGGGACGATGGGATACTGTTACTGGCATCTGCAGCATTGCAAAGTCACCGCCGCCATCGCCAGACCGGCGGAATTGACCGGTCTGGTCTTCCGCAATTTCCAACCGGGCGGTCCGCAGCGCGTCTATCTGGGACCGCTGTATTTCTATCAGGAAGAATTGAAGCCGCTCTCCCTGGCGCCGTGGCCGGAAAAATTGCCGTTCCCGCTGCGCGAAGAGACGATTCTGCCAATCAATCTGACCGACGATTACCAGACCGCCGTGGAAACCGATGACGGCCAATTGGAGTTCGTCTACCGGGATGAAGCGGATACTTTGCGCTACCGCTGGGATACCGCGCAGCCGCTGGCGCAAAGCCTGAGCGTCGATTTCAACGGCAAGCAATTCCGGCCGATGGACGGCCTGGCCGTCGAACTGAACGGCAAAGAGGCGCAGACGAAATTCCTCGCTTTCGAACTCCGGGAAGGCGATGCCGGCGCTCCCGCCGTCGTCAAAACCCGCTGGCAGTGCACGACCGGCGATACCGCCGCCGAATTGGACATCGAGCTGCAGATTCGGCAGAAATCGATGATCGTCACCTTCCGCGACAACAGCGAAGTTCCGGCGGTGACCCGGCTGAAGCTGGGCAAGGCGTCCGATCTGGTCAAGCCGGAATTGTTTTATGTGCCGTATTTCACCTACGGCGGCACGCCGCCGAAGCTGCTGATGGACGAGGGAGTTTTTGTCCTGAGTTCCTTCGACTGGTATTATTCGAACGCCTCCCGGCTGTACGGCGCCGATCTGCTCGAAGAGCACAGCGCCGCATACAACGGCGGCGCGCTGTACATCCCCAAAACCGACGGCAGTCTCAATTTGCTGCAGGAGCGGCTGTTCCTGACCGTCAGCGGCAACGTCGAAGAGGTCTGGCCGACGATCGACAATCCGCCGTCGCCGATGCGCGAAGCGCAGGGCGACCGGTTGTGGCGGGTGCGGTTCGGCGGCAACAACCACCAGCAGGAGATCGACCAGGCGGCGCAGTTGCGTTCGCTGGGGCTCGAACAGGTTTCCATCCGTTATCATGAAGATTCCTGGCGGGACGGCGGGGAGAGCTTCACCTTCCGTACCGATGCCGCGCCGGCCCACGGCGGCGACGCGCCGCTGAAAAATATGGTTTCGACCATTCAATCGCTCGGCTGGCGCGTCGGCCTGTACACCAATTATACCGACTTCTCCCCGGTCAACGCTTATTGGAATGAGGACTGGGTCAGCCGGGAGCCGGACGGCGGCTGGACGCCGGCCTGGCCGCGCTGTTATGCGCCAAAGCCGATGATCGCCCGGGAGATGGAAGCCAGGCTGGCGCCGCAGATTCAGGCGAAGTTCGGCGAAAATCACAGTTACTGCGACGTCCATACCGCCGTTTCACCGGCCGACCGGGTGGATTACGACGCCAGGGTGCCGGGCGCCGGCACCTTCCGACGGACTTACGAATGTTTCGGCCTGCTGCTGCTCAACGAAAAGATCGCTCACAACGGGCCGGTCTATTCCGAGGGAAGCAACCACTGGTGGTATGCCGGCCTGGTGGACGGCAACTACGCGCAGTTGAACAGCTCTTCGCCGTCCAATGAACTGTGGTTTCCGGATTTCGATTTGTACAAAATGCACCCGTTGTCGATGGATGCCGGCATGGGGGCGGCGGCGATGTTCTTCCGCAACCCGCAGGACCGGGATTTGAAGCAATTCATCGCCGCCACGCTGATCTACGGCCATATCGGCTTCCTGGACGGCGACGACCCGGCGGAATTGATGCGCATCTATTATCTGCTGCAGCCGCTGCAGGAACATTATGTGATGGTCAAGGTCAAATCAATCCGATATGCCGACGCCGAAGGGCGTTTGTTCGACACCTCCGAGGCGCTGGCCAACGGCTGCTGGAAACTGAACCGGCTCCGGGTGGAATACGACAACGGCTTCTGCGTGTACGCCAACGGCGGCCGGGAACCGTGGAAAATCCGCGACTGGGTGACGCTGCCGCAATGGGGGTTTTTCGCCTCGACCGCCGACCGGCAAACGATGTCGATGTCGATCGCCGGCAGTCTGCTGCTGCCGGACGAACGTTTCGTCGCCGATCGCGATTTCGAGATGTCGATCGGCCCGAATTCCTGTTATTTCAACGCGCCGGACGGCCTGGTCTATGTCAAAAACATCGCGGCGATCGACGGGACGGCCGCCTTGAAGCTGGAAAAGGATCACTGGGAACTGATTCCCGGCCCCTCCTTCCGCGAATTCGGTTTCGCGCCGCACCTGTTGAAATCCGGCAACCGGAAGTTGCAGATTGTCGCCCTCGGCGGAGACGGCCGGCAGCTAGCGCCGGTGGAAACCCGGTTCAGCCGCGGCCTCTGGTGGATTACGCCGCAGCCGGAAGCGGTCAAATACATCATCGTGCCGGCCGAAGGCAGCTTCCCGGCGGAGAAGGAGACCGCAGACTGGTGTTATCCGATCCGCGACGATGAAAACCTGTTGCCCGGCGTCCATATCTGGCGGGACGGCCGGGATTATCTGACCGTTCAACCGGCGGCGGCCAACTTGAAGCTAAATTCCTACGATCCGTTCAGTCGGAAGGCGGAAATCACGCTGCAATTGCTCAATTTCAGTGACCGGCAACTGACCGGCCGGTTGGCGTTCTCCGGCGACGGCACGGTCGAATCGGCCGCGCCGGCCGTCGAATTGGCCCCCGGCAAACGGTTACAGCGGACCTTGCAGTGGTTCTTGGCGGACCGCGAAGGCCCTCAGCACCTGCAGGTGCAACTGGCCGAAAGCGGCAAAGCGGCCGGCAGTCTGGAAGTCACCGGCCGCTATGAGCCGTTGCTGGTGGCGGACCTGCTGGACGCGTCACGCCCTTACCGCAAAGGATTCCGGACCCGGCAGGGCAAGGAAAATTATCATTTCGAACAAGGGACCGACGGCGACGTCTCCTTTCTGGCCTCCGGCGTATCCGGCGGCCAGGCGAAACCGGCGCTGTTCATGCATCCGCCGTGGGGCGCGGCGCAGGCCGGTTACGTTTTCTATGAAATTCCGGCTCAACTGCCGGATTATCCGGCCGAACTGACCGGCGCCACCGGTTTCCGGGACGGCTTGAACGCCACCGACGGCGGCGTGTTCGATGTCTTCGTGACGACGGCGGACGGCGAACGGGAAAATGTTTTCCATCATCCGCAGGATGCGGTGGAATTTCAGGATTTCTCCGTCGACCTCAGCCGTTACGCCGGCCGGCAGATCACGCTGCGGCTGCAATTCGACTGCGGACCGGCCAACGACACTTCGGCCGACCACGCCTTCTGGGGCGAACCGAAGATCGTCGGGCGACAGCAGTTGCTGAAATTGCAGTAAGGCCGACCCCTGTTGATCGCGCCGCCGCGCTTCGGCGGACGCGGTCAACAGGATTCCCGGCGGACCAGAAACGTTTTGATTTCCACCGGAGCGGCGGCCAGCGCCTGTAAATTCGTCCTGCCGCAAATCAGATCGTCGGCCGTTCGGGCCAGAGCGGATGCGATCGCTTCATTGCCGTGGCTGATGCTGCTGAGCATCGGGTCACACGAGGTACAGTAGGCCTCGAAATTGCCGTACCCGACCACTGCAATGTCTTCAGGGATACGCAAGCCTCTTTTCTTGAGATAACGCATCAAGACTACCGCCCATTGATCGTTCGCCACAATTATCGCATCCGGCGCATAATTTTTCAACATCGAATCTGCCATTGCGATGATCGCCGGTTCCAAATCATCGCCCTCCCAGGCCCGCAAATGGTGGTCTTCGGCGACCCAGCACAATTCCGGCCGCATCGGCAATCCGGCGGCTAATAATCCAGCGCAATACCCGGCAAAACGTCCTTTCGCCGCATCGCTGATCATATCATTCACCCCCAAGGCGATCCGCTGCCGTCCCGTTTCCCGCAGACACTGCACAGCCTCCGCCACGCCGGATGCAAAATCAATCTTGACATAAGCCGCCTGGGCGACACCGCGCGGCATATTCAGAAAAACGACATTCGGATAATGTTCCAGCTTTTTCGGCACCAAATCCGGCAGGCGAGGTGAAAAGTGCCCGATGCAGATCATACCGGCATAGTTATACGAAATGATCTGATCCAGAAATTTCTCAAGTTGCGGATCCGGCCCCTCCAGGTCAACCCGCGACACAATACACCGATAACCCAGCGACTCCAACTGGTCATTCAACAATGTTATCAAATCCTGAAAGAACTGCGAAGTCTCCTTCTTGACGATAATCCCGATGATATTGCGCATCTTTACCGGCTGAAAGGAACCGGCCGACACCGGATAATTATGACGATGCGCAATCTGCAGAATCCGGCGCTTGGTGTCGTCGCTGATCCGCTCGCTCATCGGCGCCCGCCGTAAAACGAGCGACACGATGCCCTGCGACACACCGGTCATTCTGGCGATATCGCGTTGTGTAATCTTCGTTTTACCACTATCTTCGGCCATTATGATTCCTGTATTATTTCTCATATATTATAACCATATTTTCCATTCTGTCAATTTGCTCCCGGCTCATTCAGCCGAAAACGTTCCTCTATCAACTCTCCCATGCTCCGGCGGCACTGCTCAAGCAACGTGGACTGGTCATCCACTGCGGCAGCATGCTCGCCAACGGTTACCTGTTTGCAGTTTTCCAGCAGAACTTCCGCCCGACACCGCCAGTCGGAATCGTTTTTTGCTTCGGCCAGCAATCGTTCCAGTAAGTGGAAATATTCAAGATCCTCCAAACCGTCCCGCAGGACGGCGAGGCGTTGAGAACCGTAAATTTCATCGGTACGGTAATCCGGATACATCAGATATCCATCGCCGTTCGCATCGACGAACTGATTTGCCTGCCAGTCGATATCCGGCCAGACGGCGCCCTGCTGCCGTTCTTCAGCCGCCAACGCCCAATAATTGACACCCCAATAGAGCAGACCATCAACATCATGTTCCTTCAACCACCAGCATAGTGCTCGATGGCCGAACGCCTGATGATCAATGAAAAGATTATACCGGTCTTTCGGCGAAACACAGACATACGCCCATACTTCCTTGCCGAGTTGGCGTTGCTGCCGGGCAAATTCCTCCTGATAAGCCGGAGAAAGCGGCACCCAGATATCGATGGCAGCCTTCGTTTCCGGGGTCATCTCTCCCAAAGAGTAACCGACCGCCATCGTTTTCAATCCAGGAACAAATTCTTTGCTTTGGCAATATAGCTGATTCCAAGCATCCCCCTTCCACTCGTCCCAGATATAGTGATATGCCGTCTGTTCCCAATGATTCTCGATTGCATTTTGCCAAGCGGCCTGCAGAAAATCGCGATACAGGGCAGCGAATTCCGGACTGCTCTGATGAAAATTCAATTTTATC harbors:
- a CDS encoding LacI family DNA-binding transcriptional regulator; translation: MAEDSGKTKITQRDIARMTGVSQGIVSLVLRRAPMSERISDDTKRRILQIAHRHNYPVSAGSFQPVKMRNIIGIIVKKETSQFFQDLITLLNDQLESLGYRCIVSRVDLEGPDPQLEKFLDQIISYNYAGMICIGHFSPRLPDLVPKKLEHYPNVVFLNMPRGVAQAAYVKIDFASGVAEAVQCLRETGRQRIALGVNDMISDAAKGRFAGYCAGLLAAGLPMRPELCWVAEDHHLRAWEGDDLEPAIIAMADSMLKNYAPDAIIVANDQWAVVLMRYLKKRGLRIPEDIAVVGYGNFEAYCTSCDPMLSSISHGNEAIASALARTADDLICGRTNLQALAAAPVEIKTFLVRRESC